One stretch of Hydrogenovibrio kuenenii DSM 12350 DNA includes these proteins:
- the msrA gene encoding peptide-methionine (S)-S-oxide reductase MsrA: MNTTQAMGDVVAAKETPMKTETIVVGMGCFWGAEKRMGEIPGVTHVEVGYAGGDAKHAGYYDVLGLEREIEMGKSHARNHAEVVKVTFNPAVVSLKTVLIKFWENHDPTQGNRQGNDIGTNYRSVIYYTEPDQKAIAEETKKIYQAALTKAGYGKITTEIAPLHNYIKAEDYHQDYLKKNPNGYCGLGGTGVAYPGSTNKPSGHPILDASKLHMDKQLIVFEAEDCPYCKLFTKEILNSWKADVPVITTLNPNPPKGWTLEKPLFATPTIVFFEHGKEVSRYTGYSGDKDRFWKWLGFRLLTPEQRKIAFHKGTEWAFTGSHLDEKRPGTYVDPITGAALFRSDTKFNSGTGWPSFFNPVKGAVEEREDDSHGMKRTEVISASSGIHLGHVFNDGPPPTHKRYCINGNVLKFVPDEEQTK; encoded by the coding sequence ATGAACACTACACAAGCAATGGGTGATGTCGTCGCCGCTAAAGAAACACCTATGAAAACCGAAACGATTGTTGTAGGTATGGGATGTTTTTGGGGGGCAGAAAAACGCATGGGCGAAATCCCAGGGGTCACTCATGTAGAAGTTGGCTATGCTGGTGGTGATGCGAAACATGCTGGGTACTACGATGTACTTGGGCTTGAGCGTGAAATTGAAATGGGAAAATCTCACGCACGCAACCATGCTGAAGTGGTGAAAGTAACCTTTAACCCTGCTGTCGTTAGTCTAAAAACCGTTCTTATCAAATTCTGGGAAAATCACGACCCAACGCAAGGAAATCGACAAGGCAACGACATCGGCACCAACTACCGTAGCGTCATTTACTATACAGAACCAGATCAAAAGGCTATTGCCGAAGAAACTAAGAAAATCTACCAGGCTGCCCTAACCAAAGCAGGCTATGGCAAAATCACCACGGAAATCGCACCACTACACAATTACATCAAGGCGGAAGATTACCATCAGGATTATTTGAAAAAGAACCCTAATGGCTATTGTGGGCTTGGAGGAACAGGTGTTGCCTACCCGGGATCAACCAACAAGCCATCAGGACACCCTATTTTAGATGCTTCTAAGTTGCATATGGACAAGCAATTGATTGTGTTTGAAGCCGAAGACTGCCCTTACTGCAAACTCTTCACCAAAGAGATTCTAAATAGCTGGAAAGCGGATGTTCCGGTTATCACCACTTTAAACCCTAACCCGCCAAAAGGCTGGACATTGGAAAAACCCTTGTTTGCCACACCGACCATTGTCTTTTTCGAACATGGCAAAGAAGTGTCACGCTACACAGGGTATAGCGGTGATAAAGACCGATTCTGGAAATGGCTTGGTTTTCGTCTACTCACACCCGAACAGCGAAAAATCGCTTTTCACAAAGGAACCGAATGGGCCTTTACAGGGTCTCATTTAGATGAAAAACGTCCCGGCACTTATGTTGACCCTATTACAGGTGCAGCCCTGTTCCGTAGTGATACAAAATTCAACAGTGGTACGGGGTGGCCTAGTTTCTTTAATCCTGTCAAAGGGGCTGTTGAGGAACGCGAAGATGATTCCCACGGCATGAAGCGTACAGAGGTTATAAGCGCCAGCTCAGGTATCCATTTAGGTCATGTGTTTAATGATGGCCCGCCACCAACACATAAACGTTATTGTATCAATGGCAATGTTCTGAAATTTGTTCCTGATGAAGAGCAAACAAAATAA
- a CDS encoding HD domain-containing phosphohydrolase: MDEITLSNEVTFSEELKEIYHYLHSKYPAIERVAVALYEPSTDILITFAYTGEYDTPLSMYDFQFSQSESLNKVRQSRLPRIVDDIDLYEPNSRVHTDQIRKAGFKSSYTYPMFNGNNFLGMIFFNSKQKSAFTDEMVYDIELVCPLLTVMVANEKRVENLLLATVHTTLELSKERDPETQEHMARVAHYARIIAKEVAPDYGYDDEFVEHVFMFAPLHDIGKISIPDEILRKPGKLTDEEFDFMKVHTTKGSDLAGLLLKNFDLENIKFAPMIKNVIRYHHEKVDGSGYPDGLKGDEIPLESKIVAVADIFDALTTVRPYKQAWSNAAAFAELEEMANQGLLDKTCVEALVEHKEKVCEIQETLADPKIS, translated from the coding sequence GTGGATGAAATCACCCTTTCAAATGAAGTGACTTTCAGTGAAGAACTGAAGGAAATCTATCACTATCTTCACAGTAAATACCCTGCTATCGAGCGAGTGGCTGTCGCCCTTTATGAACCAAGTACCGATATTCTTATCACCTTTGCCTACACAGGTGAGTACGACACGCCTTTATCCATGTATGATTTTCAATTTTCCCAATCAGAATCTTTGAATAAAGTAAGGCAGAGCCGGCTTCCTAGAATCGTGGATGATATTGATTTGTATGAACCTAACAGTAGAGTTCATACCGACCAAATTCGTAAAGCGGGCTTCAAATCCAGTTATACCTACCCGATGTTCAACGGAAATAATTTTCTGGGGATGATTTTTTTTAATTCAAAACAGAAATCGGCATTCACCGACGAGATGGTTTATGACATCGAGTTGGTCTGTCCATTACTGACCGTGATGGTCGCAAATGAAAAACGGGTAGAAAATCTCTTACTTGCCACGGTGCATACAACTCTGGAACTGAGCAAGGAAAGAGACCCAGAAACACAAGAACACATGGCTCGTGTGGCTCATTATGCAAGAATTATCGCTAAAGAGGTAGCGCCGGATTATGGGTATGATGATGAATTCGTAGAGCACGTATTCATGTTTGCACCATTGCATGACATCGGCAAAATTTCCATTCCGGATGAAATTTTAAGGAAGCCCGGTAAGTTGACGGATGAGGAATTTGATTTCATGAAGGTGCACACGACAAAAGGGTCAGATTTGGCAGGCCTTTTGTTGAAAAATTTTGACTTGGAAAATATAAAGTTCGCGCCCATGATTAAGAACGTTATCCGGTATCATCATGAAAAAGTCGATGGCAGCGGTTATCCGGACGGTCTGAAGGGCGATGAAATTCCTTTGGAATCTAAGATTGTGGCGGTTGCAGATATTTTCGACGCTTTGACCACCGTAAGACCCTATAAACAGGCTTGGTCAAATGCGGCCGCGTTTGCGGAGTTAGAGGAAATGGCAAATCAAGGTTTGCTGGACAAAACCTGCGTTGAAGCTCTGGTTGAACACAAAGAAAAGGTCTGTGAGATACAAGAGACACTCGCAGACCCTAAGATAAGCTGA
- a CDS encoding methyl-accepting chemotaxis protein, whose amino-acid sequence MIKRSLKAKVTFISIIVGVIVASVVGFVMYIMLVKPVESQVQQKLLDKVQVFIDHQIEQKSQVGIAGASAISLSSNIISALQVEDRDSLLPFFKGIKSGYAKKTVYKNIGVQLITFDGRSLLKSWDLDSYGQNVSNSPIIQRAMKEKQAFGALAIGDKGVGIISVSPIYDGDEFSGLITFVQGLASVAKNFRKVEHGEWVLLADRRYIKDHYGKMPVVENNEAIDKNYILANNRWFSKDTVNELKRVYKPVDGKKIEFYLKDNYVVMDLPAYDSNGDVMGRHMFMLPSSFYFDPMNKAKDAAWMSLAGVMLGIFILAVILVMAINRMVVTPLAKMQKTTDDIMKTGDFSIRADVSSEDEVGRTALAVNELLAQVGEALRESNSTITAIAAGDFSQRIEGDYKGDLLNLKDGMNQSLDNIADVIKQIATVMDEMKRGNFDIQLQNTASGEYHRIIDSAQQTMTVTNSIIADVNQVMDQMSGGNFSQRVEADAQGELKRLKDRINTSLDSLNKAMQDITRIVVAQSEGDLTQLIDTNYPGELGRLSDAVNQSVEKLSVIVGQVIEASDVVNTASEEVAQGALDLSSRVQRQAAALEQTSASMEEMNAAVQNNSDNASEAAIVVQKVQSGSTEANEVMHQTIEAMNAIQESSHKISEIVTLIDGIAFQTNLLALNAAVEAARAGEHGRGFAVVAGEVRSLAQKSADAAKDITSLINESVDRINQGTKLATESGDVLQGITEEVNNIAKMMGQIAQASEEQAKGVEQVHQAMNDLDSATQQNAALVEETSAAAESMSEQAVSLSQNIAFFKTNRTHHSQPPAAKKLSAGDKKPASVTKLEAKPASTAASQAKPATKEAPKSEEKRANDKPASEKIVSPLQGKSKSADDEWEDF is encoded by the coding sequence GTGATAAAGCGTTCATTAAAAGCAAAAGTAACGTTTATTTCTATTATTGTTGGTGTCATAGTCGCATCAGTCGTTGGTTTTGTGATGTATATAATGCTTGTTAAGCCCGTAGAGTCCCAAGTGCAGCAAAAGTTGCTGGATAAGGTTCAGGTGTTTATAGATCACCAAATAGAACAAAAATCACAGGTTGGTATCGCGGGTGCATCTGCAATCAGCTTGTCTTCCAATATCATTTCCGCTTTGCAAGTCGAAGACAGAGACTCATTATTGCCGTTCTTCAAAGGCATTAAATCCGGCTATGCAAAGAAAACCGTTTATAAAAACATCGGTGTACAGCTGATTACGTTTGATGGGCGTTCTTTATTAAAATCTTGGGATTTAGACAGTTATGGGCAAAACGTCTCTAACAGTCCAATCATACAAAGAGCCATGAAAGAAAAACAAGCGTTCGGTGCATTGGCAATAGGGGACAAGGGTGTTGGGATTATATCTGTGTCACCCATTTATGATGGCGATGAATTCAGTGGTCTAATTACATTTGTGCAAGGGTTGGCATCTGTAGCGAAAAACTTTAGAAAAGTTGAGCATGGTGAGTGGGTGCTTTTGGCCGATCGTCGTTACATAAAAGATCATTACGGCAAAATGCCAGTTGTTGAAAACAACGAAGCAATCGATAAAAACTATATATTGGCAAACAACCGTTGGTTCTCAAAAGACACTGTTAATGAACTAAAGCGCGTTTATAAGCCGGTTGATGGTAAGAAAATCGAATTTTATCTAAAAGATAATTATGTTGTGATGGACCTACCGGCTTATGACAGTAATGGCGATGTTATGGGGCGTCATATGTTTATGCTGCCATCATCGTTCTACTTTGACCCGATGAACAAAGCAAAAGATGCCGCATGGATGTCACTTGCAGGCGTAATGTTGGGTATCTTTATCCTAGCAGTAATATTGGTGATGGCAATCAATCGTATGGTTGTAACTCCTTTAGCCAAGATGCAAAAAACCACTGACGATATTATGAAAACAGGTGATTTTTCTATTCGTGCAGATGTTTCCAGTGAGGATGAGGTGGGTAGAACTGCACTCGCTGTTAATGAATTGCTCGCACAGGTCGGTGAGGCTCTAAGAGAGTCAAACTCAACCATTACTGCGATTGCAGCAGGAGACTTCTCACAGCGTATTGAAGGTGACTATAAAGGTGACTTATTGAATCTGAAAGATGGTATGAATCAGAGTTTGGATAATATTGCCGATGTTATCAAACAGATTGCAACAGTCATGGATGAAATGAAGCGCGGTAATTTCGATATCCAATTGCAAAATACGGCTTCTGGCGAATATCACCGAATCATTGATAGTGCGCAACAAACTATGACCGTTACTAATAGTATTATTGCTGATGTGAACCAAGTAATGGATCAAATGAGTGGTGGTAACTTCAGTCAGCGTGTAGAGGCAGATGCTCAAGGAGAGTTAAAACGATTAAAAGATCGTATTAACACATCGTTGGACTCGCTTAACAAAGCAATGCAGGACATTACAAGAATCGTTGTGGCACAAAGTGAAGGCGATTTAACGCAATTAATTGACACCAATTACCCTGGTGAATTGGGACGTCTGTCTGATGCGGTGAATCAATCAGTTGAAAAGCTATCGGTTATTGTTGGTCAGGTGATAGAGGCTTCGGATGTTGTCAATACTGCTTCAGAAGAAGTGGCGCAAGGAGCGTTAGATTTGAGTTCACGTGTACAGCGCCAGGCAGCTGCACTTGAGCAGACTTCTGCTTCAATGGAAGAAATGAATGCTGCAGTACAGAACAACTCGGATAATGCGAGTGAAGCTGCGATTGTTGTGCAAAAAGTACAATCGGGTTCTACAGAAGCAAATGAAGTTATGCATCAAACCATTGAAGCCATGAATGCTATTCAAGAATCAAGTCATAAGATTTCTGAAATAGTTACTCTGATTGATGGTATTGCCTTCCAGACCAATCTGTTGGCGTTAAATGCGGCTGTTGAAGCCGCGCGTGCAGGTGAACATGGTCGTGGCTTTGCTGTAGTTGCCGGAGAAGTTCGTAGTCTTGCACAGAAGTCAGCGGATGCAGCTAAGGACATCACATCTTTAATCAACGAAAGTGTCGATCGAATTAATCAAGGTACTAAGTTGGCGACTGAGTCTGGAGATGTGTTACAGGGTATTACTGAGGAAGTGAATAATATTGCCAAAATGATGGGACAAATCGCTCAGGCTTCAGAAGAGCAGGCCAAAGGTGTTGAGCAAGTGCATCAGGCAATGAACGATTTGGATTCTGCAACACAGCAAAATGCGGCTTTGGTTGAAGAAACATCAGCGGCAGCGGAAAGTATGAGTGAACAGGCAGTTAGCTTGAGTCAAAATATTGCGTTCTTTAAAACCAATAGAACGCATCATTCTCAGCCGCCAGCGGCTAAAAAATTATCGGCAGGAGATAAAAAGCCAGCAAGTGTAACAAAGTTAGAAGCTAAGCCTGCTTCAACAGCCGCCTCACAAGCGAAACCTGCAACGAAGGAAGCGCCTAAATCGGAAGAAAAACGAGCTAATGACAAACCCGCATCGGAAAAAATCGTTTCACCTTTGCAAGGCAAGTCAAAGAGTGCAGATGATGAATGGGAAGACTTCTAA
- a CDS encoding peroxiredoxin, producing the protein MSLPKPYFVYTFLLLALASAAYFHTAQAQTLQVGEMAPDFSLKNQHDKTVTLSQFKGHWVILYFYPKDETPGCTTEACSFRDNINKLIAQKATILGVSVDSVSSHKEFQTKHKLPFDLLADKNGLVAKQYDSLLDLIVMKFAKRHTFIINPEGRIAKIYTDVDPKEHVRIVLTDLKALQRSDH; encoded by the coding sequence ATGTCACTACCGAAACCATATTTTGTTTACACTTTTCTATTACTGGCGCTTGCTTCTGCTGCTTATTTTCATACCGCTCAAGCTCAGACATTACAGGTTGGTGAGATGGCACCAGATTTTTCATTGAAAAATCAACACGACAAAACGGTGACCTTATCTCAGTTTAAAGGGCACTGGGTGATACTTTACTTTTACCCCAAAGATGAAACGCCGGGCTGTACGACAGAAGCTTGTAGTTTTCGTGACAATATCAATAAACTCATTGCACAAAAAGCAACCATACTTGGCGTATCGGTTGACTCGGTGAGTTCACATAAAGAGTTTCAAACTAAACACAAACTACCGTTTGACCTTTTAGCAGACAAGAATGGCCTTGTGGCAAAACAGTATGATTCTTTACTTGATTTGATTGTGATGAAATTCGCGAAGCGTCATACTTTCATTATTAATCCAGAAGGACGCATCGCAAAAATCTATACTGACGTAGACCCTAAAGAACACGTTCGGATCGTGTTGACGGATCTAAAGGCACTACAAAGGTCAGACCATTAA
- a CDS encoding cache domain-containing protein, producing the protein MSAQNKSEDHKQFTQFLPEVKRYLNELEHQDLWWTTVAMVGKINNENIDPQLLLSIVETQKEFQNLRDTMIKELIGRYLNQANSEIMLKAQAAIDILIRNLFERTADVGFLATDDDLVDFMVKPNVTDEDKEFIHERIIEYVAKYTVYDDVLLVSVNGDVKAKLDLNNPVTHSRDPIIHEAITTKEEYVEIYRRSDLFPNKADSHIYAKKIEANVNGQIETVGVLCLSFNFQDEMERIYKTLSQGQQGYEIMLLDDQGKAISCNSSDKTKRNTKQVDPHVFSSPERSGDKLQYATKTHGYQGYYGLPWLGFVQVPNNVAFADKTDGHEIDVTIPSDSPLYLRDLEETNLKVSTLLLIVILNGKILSLKRDVKAFLPVLDSFQNISIDIQEIFNSFIHHIHHVLVKTIQGKAAFSATLGVEVMDRNLYERANDCRWWALNSSFRQILSRYNQTQEITEAETRKLTDILGYINKLYTVYTNIMLYDQRGRILAVSNPVEGHLIDTIIPRPNDTSRCLSLEDTQSYVVSDFHNTNLYGDEYTYIYHAAVKDWENVNRNVGGIALVFDSKPQFEAMLKETEPKYLNQQINKTTFSFFVDRRGMIIASTNEKHQIGETLDLPSEILTADNGQNDTIYWLWDEVPYLVGYKVSEGYREYKNGDGYDNDVIALVMTGI; encoded by the coding sequence ATGTCAGCGCAAAACAAATCAGAAGATCATAAACAATTTACGCAATTCCTTCCTGAAGTGAAACGCTACTTAAACGAATTAGAGCACCAGGATCTATGGTGGACTACTGTTGCCATGGTCGGGAAAATCAACAATGAGAACATTGACCCGCAACTATTATTATCAATTGTTGAAACACAAAAAGAGTTTCAAAACCTCCGAGACACCATGATTAAAGAACTGATTGGCCGTTACTTAAACCAGGCTAACAGTGAAATCATGCTTAAAGCACAGGCTGCCATCGATATTTTGATTCGAAACCTATTCGAGCGTACTGCTGACGTTGGCTTCTTAGCAACAGATGATGATCTGGTCGACTTTATGGTTAAACCTAATGTGACAGATGAAGACAAGGAATTCATTCACGAGCGAATCATTGAATATGTTGCAAAATACACGGTTTACGATGATGTACTGCTGGTTTCAGTAAATGGAGATGTCAAAGCCAAGCTAGATTTAAATAATCCCGTTACACATAGTCGTGATCCAATCATCCATGAAGCCATCACCACCAAAGAAGAATATGTAGAAATTTATCGACGCTCAGACCTGTTTCCAAACAAAGCAGACAGTCATATTTACGCCAAGAAAATCGAAGCCAATGTGAATGGACAAATTGAAACGGTTGGTGTGCTATGTTTGAGTTTTAACTTCCAAGATGAAATGGAACGAATCTATAAAACCCTGTCTCAAGGGCAACAAGGCTATGAAATCATGCTTCTTGATGATCAAGGTAAAGCGATTTCATGTAACAGCTCTGACAAAACAAAACGCAACACGAAACAAGTTGACCCCCATGTTTTTAGTAGTCCAGAACGCTCTGGAGACAAACTTCAATATGCAACCAAAACACATGGTTATCAAGGTTATTACGGTCTTCCATGGCTGGGGTTCGTTCAGGTTCCAAACAATGTGGCCTTTGCCGACAAAACAGATGGCCATGAAATCGATGTAACCATTCCGTCTGACTCACCTCTTTACCTACGTGACCTGGAAGAAACCAACCTAAAAGTCAGTACTCTACTGCTCATTGTTATATTAAACGGTAAAATTTTGTCATTAAAACGAGATGTTAAAGCCTTTTTGCCGGTCCTTGATAGCTTTCAAAATATCAGCATTGATATTCAAGAGATCTTCAACAGTTTTATCCACCATATCCACCATGTACTGGTTAAGACCATTCAGGGTAAAGCTGCTTTTAGCGCAACACTTGGTGTTGAAGTAATGGACAGAAACCTCTACGAACGTGCCAATGACTGTCGTTGGTGGGCGTTAAACAGTTCTTTCCGTCAGATACTGTCACGTTATAACCAAACACAAGAAATTACCGAAGCAGAAACACGAAAGTTGACTGATATTCTCGGCTACATCAATAAGCTCTACACTGTTTATACAAATATCATGCTTTACGATCAGCGAGGGCGAATCCTCGCGGTATCTAATCCTGTTGAAGGACACTTAATCGATACCATTATTCCACGACCAAACGATACTTCTCGATGCTTGTCGTTAGAAGATACTCAATCGTATGTCGTTTCAGACTTCCATAACACAAACCTATATGGCGATGAATATACCTATATCTATCATGCAGCAGTTAAAGACTGGGAAAACGTGAACCGAAATGTTGGTGGTATTGCACTTGTGTTCGACAGCAAGCCTCAATTTGAAGCCATGCTAAAAGAAACCGAACCAAAATATCTTAATCAACAAATCAATAAAACCACTTTTAGTTTCTTTGTCGATAGACGAGGAATGATTATTGCCTCAACCAACGAAAAACATCAAATTGGTGAAACATTAGATTTACCCAGCGAGATTTTGACTGCTGATAATGGTCAAAATGACACTATCTACTGGCTATGGGATGAAGTACCTTACTTAGTGGGCTATAAAGTGAGCGAAGGCTACCGAGAATATAAAAATGGTGATGGTTATGACAATGATGTCATTGCTTTGGTCATGACAGGGATTTAA
- a CDS encoding YbgA family protein, protein MHFPRLKIAVSDCLRGTECRYNGGHAQDDFVNHHLAKYADFYPFCPEAAVIGTPRETIRLVEEQQGVRVKGHKSATDYTEGLKAYGDKMVPKLLGMHLDAAVVKSKSPSCGIERIKVYQPNGEWHGSKDPMTSGLFTGQLREQAPYLAIEDEGRLQDAWLRENFMLHAFTSARWRELLEATPSLADFQIFHRDHKYLFMSKSEVIYREMGPLVANTRADNLEDQLQAYQEKMFELLAHRSTKGQVRNVLDHVYGYFKEQISADEKDHYQQTVQEFIQGVIPLIAVIKVLEQFLNHYGSDYLSTQVFFHPYPADLALRSEVSAFR, encoded by the coding sequence ATGCATTTTCCTAGATTAAAGATTGCCGTATCCGACTGTTTAAGAGGCACAGAATGTCGTTATAACGGTGGTCATGCACAGGATGATTTCGTTAATCACCATTTAGCAAAATACGCGGATTTTTATCCTTTCTGTCCTGAAGCCGCTGTAATAGGTACGCCTCGAGAAACCATTCGTTTGGTGGAAGAGCAACAAGGCGTACGCGTTAAAGGACACAAAAGTGCAACCGACTACACAGAAGGCCTTAAAGCTTACGGCGATAAAATGGTACCTAAATTATTAGGAATGCATCTTGATGCCGCTGTGGTGAAATCAAAATCACCTAGTTGTGGGATAGAACGCATTAAAGTTTATCAACCCAATGGTGAATGGCATGGCTCTAAAGACCCTATGACATCTGGATTATTTACAGGGCAGTTAAGAGAGCAAGCGCCTTATTTGGCGATAGAAGATGAAGGGCGCTTGCAAGATGCATGGTTGAGAGAGAACTTTATGCTGCATGCTTTTACTTCCGCTCGTTGGCGAGAACTATTAGAAGCGACCCCCAGCCTGGCAGATTTTCAGATTTTTCACCGAGATCATAAATACCTATTCATGTCTAAAAGTGAAGTGATTTACCGAGAGATGGGACCCTTGGTTGCCAATACAAGAGCTGATAATTTAGAGGATCAACTTCAAGCTTACCAAGAAAAAATGTTTGAACTGCTAGCACATCGTTCCACCAAAGGGCAGGTAAGAAATGTGTTAGATCATGTTTATGGTTATTTTAAAGAGCAGATCAGTGCTGATGAGAAAGATCATTATCAGCAGACGGTACAGGAATTCATTCAGGGGGTTATTCCATTGATTGCCGTGATAAAGGTGCTGGAGCAATTTTTGAATCACTATGGTTCCGATTACCTGTCCACCCAAGTGTTTTTCCACCCCTATCCTGCGGACCTCGCTTTGAGATCGGAAGTATCGGCTTTTAGGTAG